In the genome of Gemmatimonadaceae bacterium, the window CCGATGGTGGTGCGCCCCACCCATCCCGCTGACGCGCGCGTGCCATCGATCGCGGTTGTCGGTGATGACCCCGGAGCGACGCGTGCGACACTGTAGCGGACCGACAGCCCCAACGGCCATCGAGACAAGGCGGCATCACCATGGGTGACGCGCTCCAGCAGGATACCGACTTCGGTGGTGGGCGTGACGCGTGCGGCGGACGAGAACGGATACACCGAGCGGGCTCCGGACAGGAGCGACAGACCGCCGCCGAGTTCGACGTGCGCGTCAGCACGATGGCCTCGATGCATGGCGACGTCCACGATGGCCATCGCCTGGGCCACCGTGAGTGTCCCGCCATCCCATTGCGTGCGCGCCTCACGCAGTCGCACTGGCTGCGCCATCACGCGAAGCGCGCCGCCCGCGTTGACGCGAGCGGACGCCGATCGCTGCACGTCGACTGACAGCGACGCACCAGTGCCCGTGACGACGGAGGGCGACGACGGACCGCTCAGCCACGTGCCGCCAAGCACGCCGCCTACTTCGCCGCCGTAGCGCCAACGACCGGCGTGATCGCGCAGGGGGGCCTGGGCAGGGCAGCGAGATGCCGCAAACGACAGGGCACAGGCGATGACGGGCAGTGCCGCCTTGGCTTGATCGAACACGCCTAGACGTTACACTTGAGCGGGCCGCCGCGGCAGAGGATGTCGATCGCCGTGCCCGCGGTCCCGAACCCTTGCTCCGCCGCCATGCGCTTCTCCCGCCATCCGCGTCTTTCGCGGATCCTGGTGCTGTTCGCCGCCTTCCAGTTGGTCGCGCCGTCGGTCGCGGCCATCGCGGATGCGTGGCGACTGGACCAACGACGGGCGTTCGCGCACATCGAGTCGGAGTCGAGTTCTTCGTGCGTCGTGGTCCACGCACACACCTGCGCGCTGTGTTCGATAGCGACCGGCGCCACGGGCACACTCCGACCACTCTCGTGTGTCGCGGCGCCGCGCAAGGCGATCACTCTGGCGCTGGGCGCCACCACTGGTGCCATTCGGCGCCACCTGTCACGTGTCGCGTCCCCTCGCGCTCCCCCCGCGCTGAAAGGCTGAGCTGTTCCACACCGCGCGTGCGGTGTGAATCCGCGCGCACGCCCCATGCGTGCGCCTCAATCTTTCGCGTGGAGTCCGCATGTCACCATGGTTCGCGCGCCCGTCTGCGGCGCTGCGTCTGTTCATCGTCGTCTGCACACTGAGCGCTGGTCGGATCGCCGCCGCCGCGCCGTCCCTTGCAAGTCCCACACGCCCGCGCAACGGCCCCTTGCGCGACGAAGGCGTCGTCAGTGGGGTGGTGCGCGACACGGTCGGTCGGTCGATCGCCAATGTGCAGGTGATCGTCAGCGGCGTAAACCGAGTTGCCACCACCGATGAACGCGGCGAGTTCACGTTTCGCGGTCTGCCGGCCGGAACCTATCACCTCGACGTGGTTCGCATCGGCTATTCGGCGGAGCATCAGGTCATCACCGTACCCGCGAATGGCCCCGATGTCCGGGTGACGATTACCATGCGGGTGGCCACCGTTCGACTATCCAGTGTCAATGTCACCGCCACGCCAACGGGCGCGGACCCGCTGAACGTCACGCAGGCCACCGTGCAGCTCTCCGGCAAGGAACTGCAACGGGTGTTGAGTGCGTCCATTGGCCAGACGCTGGCGGGTGAGCCGGGCATGGCGACCCGGTTCAACGGCCCCCTGGCGTCGGCACCGGTCATTCGTGGATTGACCGGTGAACGCGTGCTGGTGCTGCAGGACGGCGATCGCACGGGAGACCTCTCGGCGGCGGCCGTGGATCATCTCAACGCCGTCGATCCCAGCGGCGCCGACCGCATTGAAGTCACGCGTGGACCCGCGTCACTGTTGTACGGGAACAGCGCGCTCGGCGGCGTGGTGAACGTGATCACCAGCGACATCCCCACCAGCATTCCGTCGCGCGCCAGCGGCTTCCTGCTTGGTCAGGGAGAAAGCGTCACACCGGGCGGTGTCGTGTCGGCCGCGCTGAACCTGCCGTTGGGGACGCGCGTTGCGGCAACCGTCCGCGGGGGCGCTCGTCGCTTCCAGAATATGCGGGTGGGCGGCGGCGAGCAGCAGGACAACACCAGTGGCCGCACCAACAACGCCACCATTGGCCTTGGGTTCGTCGGCAATCACGAATCTGTCGGAATGGTATACCGACAGTCCAGCTTCGAGTATGGGCTGCCGCATCCGGACGGTGACGAGGCGATTCGCATTGACGGCCATCGCCAGATGCTGCAGATGCAGTCCACGTTCGGTACGCATATTGCCGCGTTCAGTGCGATCAAGGTGGATGGCACCGCGCAATGGTATGCCCACAATGAGATTGAACCGACCGGGGACATCGGGACGCGGTTCACCTTGAACACCCAGACCGCCAACGCCACCGCGCGCACGCAGGTTGGCCGGGTCGCGGGGGCGATTGGCGTCCAGGGGATCTTTCGCCAGTACGCGCCGGCCGGTGACGAAGCCTTCACACCCGGGGCCGACAACCGCAACATCGCCGCGTTCATCTTTCAGGAGCTTCCGCTTTCGCGAGCCGCCACTGAAGAACAATCCGCCCGCGTGCAGCTGGGCGCGCGGGTCGATCGGTTCACCATCAGCACCAACCCGACCGATGCCGATCACGTCGCGCGTTTTGGTCTGGCGGAATCGCGTGTGTACACCAATGTCGCCGCATCGGCCGGCCTGAGTGTGCCGGTGGCCAAGGATGTCTCGCTGACGGCCAACGCCTCGCGCGGGTTTCGCGCACCCACGGTCGAAGAACTGTTTGCCAACGGCTTTCATGCCGCCGTGGGCACATTCGACGAAGGGAACCGGGAGCTGCGCCCCGAACAGAGCACGGGTCTCGAGGCCGGCGTACGGGCACAACGAGCCGGCACCTTTGCCCAGTTCAACGCCTATTACAATCTGATCAACCAATACATTCGCCCGGTGGCCATGGGAGAGCAGGATGTCGACGGCACCCTCGTGCCGCTGGTGCGCTACACGCAGGATGACGCGCACTTGTACGGCGTCGAGGGACAGCTGGAAACGCAACTGGCGCATCAGCTCGTAGGAGGCGTGATGGGCGACCTCACGCGCGCCACCTTGCGACAGGGCACGGGCGACCTCCCGTTCATCCCCGCCGGTCGTCTGGGCGCATCGCTCCGCTTCGATAACGGACGCTGGTCCGCCGGTGGAGAGGTCCGCCGCGTCTTCGATCAGACCCGCGTCAGCGGCGACGTGCTGGACGTGCCGACTACCGCGTATATCATGCTGAACGCCAGTGTCTCCTGGTTGTTCACCGTGCGTGGCAATACGGTGCATGCGTTCACGGTGCGTGCGGACAACGTGCTCGACGAGCGGTATCGCGATGCATCCAGTCGTATCAAGAGCTTCGCCTACAACCCGGGGCGCAATCTCAGCGTCGTCTACAAGTTGTTGTACTAGTCACCGGATTCGGTCGGCAGGTCGGCGGACGGTGCGGTGACCGACGTCAGCGGGCCAGTTCGCGAAGCAGCCTGAGCATGCGCCCGTCGGTCTCGGCGGGCGTATCGCCTTTGGGGGTCTCGAGAATCTTCGGAACCGCGAAGAGCCGCGCATCCATCATGAGGCGCTGAAAGGCGTCGACCCCAATGGTGCCTGCGCCAATCAGTTCGTGCCGATCGAGGTGCGATCCCAGCGTCGCCTTCGAATCGTTCAGATGCAGGCACCCCAGGCGCGACAGGCCGATCGCATCATCGAAGCGTTGCCACACGCCGTCGTAGTCCCGAACCACATCGTACCCCGCGGCCCAGACGTGCGCCGTGTCGAGGCATACTCCCACCCGCGACTGCAACGCGGCCGGGATCATCCGCAGCAGTGTGGCCATCTCGTCGAAGGTCGAGCCCAGCACGGTACCCTGACCGGCGGTCAACTCCATCAGCAGTTGCGTCGAACCCGGCTCGGCTTCGAGCGCCTCGGCAATCGCGTCCGCATTGCGCGCGAGTCCGGCGGCGCGGTCATCCATGAAATTACCCGGGTGCGAGACCAGTGCATCGAGTCCCAGCGCGTGGCATCGCCGCAGCTCGCGTCGAAAGCTGGCAATCGATCGCGCGCGCAAGTCGACGTCGGGCGAGGCCAGATTGATCAGGTACGAATCGTGGGAACAGGTCCAACGCACGTGCGTCGCGTGCATCGCTGCGCGATAGCGTTCCACCTCTTCGGGCGTGACATCGCGCTCCACCCACCGATTGGCCTGCTTGGTGAAGATCTGCGTCGCGGTCGCATTGATCTCGTTCGCGCGCGCGGCAGCTTCCCACGTTCCACCGGCAATGGACACATGGGCGCCCAGTGGTCCCCGGTCCTGCGTCCAGTCGCCGGCGTCCACGAGGATGGGAGTCTGGGTCTTGATTGCGGGGCGTTTGGCAGGCATGGTGGAAAATAAGACGGGAGACAGAAGACGGGAGACGGGAGACGACCGCTAAGCTGGACGTCTCCCGTCTCCCGTCTCCATTCTCCCGTCTTACCGTCGCTGTGCCCGCAACCACTCCAACGGATCCACCGCCCGTCCCTTGGGACGAATCTCCAGGTGCAGGTGGGGTGGCAAGTCGGGATCGGAGGCACCGACCGTGCCGATGACCTGGCCCTTCACGACATCCTGTCCCTTGCGCACATCGATGCGCCCCAACGAACCGTACACGGAGTAGTCACCACCGCCGTGCTGTACGATGACCGTGGGTCCGTACGTGCCGACCTGTTCCGCCAGAACCACTTCGCCTGCGGCGATGCTTTTCACCGCGGCACCAAGAGTGGCGCCGATGCCCAACCCGTTCCAACGCGTCGTGGCGTTGTTGGGATTCACCACGCGTCCGAAATTGTACAGGATGTTGCCGTCGACCGGCCAGTCGAGACGACCCAAATCGGCGGTCTTGATGGTCGACGGTGCCGCTGGACGGGCATTCGGCGACATCGCCGCACGGCTGCGCGCGGTCTCCAGCCCGGCGATGACGCCGGCCAGTCGCGCCTCGTCGCGCGCCAGCTGTGTCAGCCGATCCCGCGTTTGCGTGGCACTGCGCTGCACGATGGTGAGATTGCGCTGGCGTTGTGATTCGAGGTCGCGCAAGCGCTTCGCTTCGCGATCCTTCTCACTGCGGTTTCGCGCCACATCATCCTGCAGGCGCACCAGCAGTTCGCGCTGCGTCACGATGTTGTTGCGCAACGCCTCCACACGGCGTACCAGGCTGCGGTCGTGCAGCGCCAGGTCATGCAGATACTTGTAGCGCGCCACCAACGCGGCGAACGATTGGGCCGACAGCATGGCCTCGGCGTCGTACAATTGACCGCGCTTGTAGATCTGCACCATACGCCGCTGCAGCGCGGTCTGCTTCCTCACGATTTCCTGCTCGGCTTTGGCCAGGCCGGAACTCGCCTCGGCCACCTCGCGCGTAATCGTGGTCAACTGCGCGTCCAGGGCGACGACAAGCCGCGCCGTGGTCGCCCGCTGCTGTTCCAGATTGTTCACTTCTTCGGCCAACGATCGCGCATTGCGCTGCAGTTGTTGCATGCGGGCTTCCAGATCGGCGCGTTCGCGACGCAACTTGTCGAGTTCGTCCTGTTGCTGACGCAGCCGCTGCTCGGGCGTGCTGGCGCCCGTTTGTGCGACGGCCTGTTTCGGCGTCACGGATACCGTGGCGAGGGCCAGCACCCAACACCGCATCAGGTTCGAGCGGCGGGGCATCAGCGCTCTTGCCACACCCGCCGCAGGTGCCGACCCACCGAGATCCAACTCCCCAGCAGTCCGATCACCGCGCCGGCCAATACGCCCAGCAGCATCTGCTCGGTCGTGAAGAAATCGGTTTGCATGAACGATCGCGCCACGGCGCGATTCGATATCCATGACAACAGCAGCGCGATCAACCCGCCGGCGATACCCTTGAGCGTGCCATCGATCAGGTAGGGCAGCCGCACAAAGCCATTGGTCGCACCCACCAATCGCATGACCTCGATTTCCTTGGTGCGCGCCAGAATGGCCATGCGAATGGTGGCGCCGATGATGATCACCGCGACCAGCGCGAACACGAGGCCCAACCCGAGCCCCGCGACGCCGGCCACTGTGCGCACGCGATACAGCTTCTCCACCCACTCCCGGCCGTACCGTACGTCCTCAACCACCGGGTAGGTCTGCAGGCGTCCGGTGATCTGCTTCATGATTTCCGGGTCGCGCGTCCCCGGCTTGAGACGCAATTCGACGGACCCGGGCAGCATCGCACCCTCCATCACATCACGAAACTCGTCCAGTTCGGTGCGGGCCCGCTGCAACGCCGAGTCGGGACTGACGTACCCGACGTCGGCCACCTGGGGGATCCGCTGCACCGCGGCGATCAACTCGCTGATCTGCGCCTCCTTGGCACCGTCCACAAGAAAGGCGCGAATCTCCACGCGGTTCTCGATGGCGCGCAGCGCAGACTGGATGTTGATGGCGACCAGTCCGAACAAGCCGAACGCAAACAACGAGAAGGCGATGGTGGTGATGCTGAGCAGTGCCAGCGCCGGCGACCGTCGGAACGCCAGCAGCACTTCACGCCAGGCAAGTCTCATCGCCGTCCGCCGCCGCGCAAGTCGGCCTTCAGGCGCGCCACATCGGTGCCGTCGAACACCAGCGCTCCACGATCGAGCTCGAGGAATCGCATGCCGGTCCGTTCGATCAGGGAGACATCATGGGTGGCCATGACCACGGCTGTGCCTGACGCATTGATCTCGCGCAGCAGCAGATAGATGGCGTGCGTGGCCTTTTCATCGAGGTTGCCGGTGGGCTCGTCGGCCAGCAGGACAAACGGATCGTTGACCAATGCACGGGCAATGGCCACCCGTTGCTGTTCGCCACCGGAGAGTTCGTGCGGGAAGGACGTGGCCTTCGATGCCAGGCCCACCTGCGTCAACAGCCGCGCGACCTTCGGGCCGATGGTCGACTGACGCGCGCCGGTCACTTCCAGCGCAAATGCCACATTCGCTTCGGCGGTGCGGTCGGGGAGCAGACGGAAATCCTGAAACACGATGCCCAGGCGTCGTCGCAATTTGGGGATCTCACGCGCCTTGATCGTCTTGGAGGAGAACCCGGATACCCGTACTTCTCCCTGCGTCGGCCGTTCGGTCATCGAGATCAGCTTGAGCAGCGTGCTCTTGCCCGCGCCGCTGTGTCCGGCGAGGAACACGAACTCCCCCTTCTCCAGTTCAAACGACACGTCGCGGAGCGCCGCGCCAGCGCGAGGATAATCCTTCGTCACTCCGGTCAAGCGCAGGATGCCCGCCACTAGGACTCCAGCGCTTGTGTCAGGTCGGCGATCAGGTCGTCAACCCCTTCGAGTCCAACGCTCAGGCGCAGAAAGCCGCTGGGGATCCCCATCGCCGCGCGCGCCTCGGAATCCAGCTGCCTATGCGACGTGTAGCGCGGTTCGCTGACGAGCGACTCCACGCCGCCAAGTGATGGCGCGTGGGTGAAGAGCGCGAGGCGAGATACGACGCGCGCTGCCGCCTCGTCGCCGCCGGTCAATTCAATCGCGAGCATGCCGCCATACCCGTCAAACATCGCCCGGGCGATTTCGTGATCGGGGTGGGATGGCAACCCTGGATAGTGCACCGCGCGGATGGACGAGACGCCGGAAGCCCATTGCGCGATCTGCAGGGCGCTGGCGT includes:
- a CDS encoding TonB-dependent receptor; translation: MSPWFARPSAALRLFIVVCTLSAGRIAAAAPSLASPTRPRNGPLRDEGVVSGVVRDTVGRSIANVQVIVSGVNRVATTDERGEFTFRGLPAGTYHLDVVRIGYSAEHQVITVPANGPDVRVTITMRVATVRLSSVNVTATPTGADPLNVTQATVQLSGKELQRVLSASIGQTLAGEPGMATRFNGPLASAPVIRGLTGERVLVLQDGDRTGDLSAAAVDHLNAVDPSGADRIEVTRGPASLLYGNSALGGVVNVITSDIPTSIPSRASGFLLGQGESVTPGGVVSAALNLPLGTRVAATVRGGARRFQNMRVGGGEQQDNTSGRTNNATIGLGFVGNHESVGMVYRQSSFEYGLPHPDGDEAIRIDGHRQMLQMQSTFGTHIAAFSAIKVDGTAQWYAHNEIEPTGDIGTRFTLNTQTANATARTQVGRVAGAIGVQGIFRQYAPAGDEAFTPGADNRNIAAFIFQELPLSRAATEEQSARVQLGARVDRFTISTNPTDADHVARFGLAESRVYTNVAASAGLSVPVAKDVSLTANASRGFRAPTVEELFANGFHAAVGTFDEGNRELRPEQSTGLEAGVRAQRAGTFAQFNAYYNLINQYIRPVAMGEQDVDGTLVPLVRYTQDDAHLYGVEGQLETQLAHQLVGGVMGDLTRATLRQGTGDLPFIPAGRLGASLRFDNGRWSAGGEVRRVFDQTRVSGDVLDVPTTAYIMLNASVSWLFTVRGNTVHAFTVRADNVLDERYRDASSRIKSFAYNPGRNLSVVYKLLY
- a CDS encoding deoxyribonuclease IV, translated to MPAKRPAIKTQTPILVDAGDWTQDRGPLGAHVSIAGGTWEAAARANEINATATQIFTKQANRWVERDVTPEEVERYRAAMHATHVRWTCSHDSYLINLASPDVDLRARSIASFRRELRRCHALGLDALVSHPGNFMDDRAAGLARNADAIAEALEAEPGSTQLLMELTAGQGTVLGSTFDEMATLLRMIPAALQSRVGVCLDTAHVWAAGYDVVRDYDGVWQRFDDAIGLSRLGCLHLNDSKATLGSHLDRHELIGAGTIGVDAFQRLMMDARLFAVPKILETPKGDTPAETDGRMLRLLRELAR
- a CDS encoding peptidoglycan DD-metalloendopeptidase family protein, with the protein product MPRRSNLMRCWVLALATVSVTPKQAVAQTGASTPEQRLRQQQDELDKLRRERADLEARMQQLQRNARSLAEEVNNLEQQRATTARLVVALDAQLTTITREVAEASSGLAKAEQEIVRKQTALQRRMVQIYKRGQLYDAEAMLSAQSFAALVARYKYLHDLALHDRSLVRRVEALRNNIVTQRELLVRLQDDVARNRSEKDREAKRLRDLESQRQRNLTIVQRSATQTRDRLTQLARDEARLAGVIAGLETARSRAAMSPNARPAAPSTIKTADLGRLDWPVDGNILYNFGRVVNPNNATTRWNGLGIGATLGAAVKSIAAGEVVLAEQVGTYGPTVIVQHGGGDYSVYGSLGRIDVRKGQDVVKGQVIGTVGASDPDLPPHLHLEIRPKGRAVDPLEWLRAQRR
- a CDS encoding ABC transporter permease codes for the protein MRLAWREVLLAFRRSPALALLSITTIAFSLFAFGLFGLVAINIQSALRAIENRVEIRAFLVDGAKEAQISELIAAVQRIPQVADVGYVSPDSALQRARTELDEFRDVMEGAMLPGSVELRLKPGTRDPEIMKQITGRLQTYPVVEDVRYGREWVEKLYRVRTVAGVAGLGLGLVFALVAVIIIGATIRMAILARTKEIEVMRLVGATNGFVRLPYLIDGTLKGIAGGLIALLLSWISNRAVARSFMQTDFFTTEQMLLGVLAGAVIGLLGSWISVGRHLRRVWQER
- the ftsE gene encoding cell division ATP-binding protein FtsE; the encoded protein is MLRLTGVTKDYPRAGAALRDVSFELEKGEFVFLAGHSGAGKSTLLKLISMTERPTQGEVRVSGFSSKTIKAREIPKLRRRLGIVFQDFRLLPDRTAEANVAFALEVTGARQSTIGPKVARLLTQVGLASKATSFPHELSGGEQQRVAIARALVNDPFVLLADEPTGNLDEKATHAIYLLLREINASGTAVVMATHDVSLIERTGMRFLELDRGALVFDGTDVARLKADLRGGGRR